Proteins co-encoded in one Kutzneria chonburiensis genomic window:
- a CDS encoding patatin-like phospholipase family protein: protein MSDEVALVLSGGGASAAYFGAGVAQGLADVGLRPTVLSGTSAGGLNAGLLAAGLSPERLVDLWTSLQGHDVYKPRLDLWRLLRPAGLVRLPTSDLMGYALDSVGWTWLLDTAPARRTLSQALGGEVLRIRDGVRVVIAAVEECSGEVVHFTNSAPSGSGFTEVALTVDHLMAGAAAPILFPPVPIDGRSYVDAGMVANTPLTPALAYGPSTVVVVTSSCGRQSGVPASLGDALGLAFENVARFAVLRDYEHTRQLGELRPGTAPRLVLIEPADEFEVSGFARFDPEVARTVVAHGRDRARAALATVTSGGSA, encoded by the coding sequence GTGAGCGACGAGGTCGCCCTGGTGTTGTCCGGCGGTGGGGCCTCCGCCGCGTACTTCGGCGCGGGTGTGGCGCAGGGGCTGGCCGATGTCGGGCTGCGCCCGACCGTGCTGTCCGGGACGTCCGCCGGTGGGTTGAACGCCGGTCTGCTGGCCGCTGGGCTTTCGCCGGAGCGTCTCGTGGACCTGTGGACCTCGCTGCAAGGTCATGACGTCTACAAGCCGCGGTTGGACCTGTGGCGGCTGTTGCGGCCGGCCGGGCTGGTGCGGCTGCCTACCAGCGACCTGATGGGCTACGCCCTGGACTCCGTCGGCTGGACCTGGCTGCTCGACACCGCGCCGGCCCGTCGCACGCTCTCCCAGGCTCTGGGCGGCGAGGTGCTGCGCATCCGTGACGGCGTTCGGGTGGTCATCGCGGCCGTCGAGGAGTGCAGCGGCGAGGTCGTGCACTTCACCAACTCGGCACCTTCGGGCTCCGGTTTCACCGAGGTCGCGTTGACCGTCGACCACCTGATGGCCGGGGCCGCCGCGCCCATCCTGTTCCCGCCCGTGCCCATCGACGGCCGCAGTTACGTGGACGCCGGCATGGTCGCCAACACGCCTTTGACGCCGGCCTTGGCCTACGGGCCGTCGACCGTGGTCGTCGTGACCTCGTCGTGCGGGCGGCAGTCCGGCGTGCCCGCTTCGCTCGGCGACGCGCTCGGGCTGGCCTTCGAGAACGTGGCCCGCTTCGCCGTGCTGCGGGACTACGAGCACACCCGCCAGCTCGGCGAGCTTCGACCGGGGACCGCGCCCCGGCTCGTGCTGATCGAGCCGGCCGACGAGTTCGAGGTGTCCGGCTTCGCCCGGTTCGACCCGGAGGTCGCCCGGACCGTCGTCGCGCACGGCCGGGACCGGGCCCGCGCGGCGCTGGCCACCGTCACCTCAGGGGGATCAGCATGA
- a CDS encoding condensation domain-containing protein has protein sequence MTAFSTSRWPLSAAQHGIFAGHQADTGGAAHNVAEYVDIAGTVDHARFEAATRQAVAEAEALHMRFAVSGCQDVVAVRPFRLETVDVSGSGDPLAAALSWMHADLASPVSLDEGPLFRQALIVVGPDRVLWYHRSHRIALDRYGLFLLDRRVSELYRGVGGEPFDPLRPVVDEDVAYALSAGWRRDRRFWLDRFADAPVPISLVEGTAPLPPVSSAAPFPCPPPLWKTGPRSPPVAAPVGPPSSSPP, from the coding sequence ATGACCGCCTTCTCGACGTCACGGTGGCCGCTGTCCGCCGCACAGCACGGGATCTTCGCCGGGCACCAGGCCGACACCGGCGGGGCCGCGCACAACGTCGCCGAGTACGTCGACATCGCCGGGACGGTCGACCATGCCCGGTTCGAGGCCGCCACCCGGCAGGCCGTCGCCGAGGCCGAGGCCTTGCACATGCGGTTCGCCGTCTCCGGCTGCCAGGACGTCGTCGCCGTGCGGCCGTTCCGTCTGGAGACCGTGGACGTCAGTGGTTCTGGGGACCCTCTCGCCGCTGCTTTGTCGTGGATGCACGCCGATTTGGCTTCGCCCGTCAGCCTCGACGAGGGTCCTTTGTTCCGTCAGGCGTTGATCGTGGTGGGACCCGATCGGGTGCTGTGGTACCACCGCAGCCATCGCATCGCCCTCGACCGCTACGGGCTGTTTCTCTTGGACCGCAGGGTTTCCGAGCTCTACCGTGGCGTCGGCGGTGAGCCGTTCGACCCCTTACGACCCGTGGTCGACGAGGACGTCGCCTATGCGCTGTCCGCCGGTTGGCGCCGGGACCGCCGCTTCTGGCTCGACCGCTTCGCTGACGCGCCCGTGCCCATCAGCCTCGTCGAGGGCACCGCTCCCCTTCCGCCGGTTTCCTCCGCCGCACCGTTTCCTTGCCCCCCACCGCTTTGGAAGACTGGGCCGAGGTCGCCACCCGTTGCCGCACCAGTTGGTCCGCCGTCGTCATCGCCGCCGTAG
- a CDS encoding alpha/beta fold hydrolase has product MDETVLTEDGIRLWATRIGEGEPVVFCHGGPGLWDTMADVAASLAAVATVYRWDQRGCGRSERSGPYSVARTLADLDAVRAHFGLERMALLGHSWGAQLALRYALAYPERVTKLVYVSGTGIDLGSTWHEAYERNLRRGIGEHVARWELLGSMDRTDAEDRELCVLQWSADFVDRDRALQHADDMATPWFGVNFECNAALNAEDKRDWGSPQLRDRCAALEVPTLIVDGAEDIRPRSAVDSLAQALPAVSRVSLTGAGHLPWVEDPTGFRSAVGGFLSGYRA; this is encoded by the coding sequence GTGGATGAGACGGTGTTGACCGAGGACGGCATTCGACTCTGGGCTACGCGTATCGGTGAGGGCGAGCCAGTGGTGTTCTGCCATGGCGGGCCGGGGTTGTGGGACACCATGGCAGATGTGGCGGCCTCCCTGGCGGCGGTGGCGACGGTGTACCGCTGGGACCAGCGAGGGTGTGGCCGGTCGGAGCGGAGCGGGCCGTACTCGGTCGCCCGGACACTGGCAGATCTTGACGCCGTTCGAGCCCACTTCGGGTTGGAACGCATGGCGCTGCTGGGCCATTCCTGGGGTGCCCAGCTGGCTTTGCGTTATGCGCTGGCGTATCCCGAGCGCGTGACCAAGCTGGTGTACGTCTCCGGTACCGGAATCGACCTCGGATCGACGTGGCATGAGGCCTACGAACGGAACCTACGACGTGGGATCGGCGAGCACGTGGCGCGGTGGGAGCTGCTGGGGAGCATGGACCGCACCGATGCCGAGGACCGGGAGCTCTGCGTGTTGCAGTGGTCGGCCGACTTCGTCGACCGGGATCGGGCTCTCCAGCACGCCGACGACATGGCCACCCCGTGGTTCGGGGTGAACTTCGAGTGCAACGCGGCCCTCAACGCCGAGGACAAACGTGACTGGGGCTCGCCGCAACTGCGCGACCGCTGCGCGGCATTGGAGGTTCCGACCTTGATCGTCGACGGCGCGGAGGACATCCGGCCGCGCTCGGCCGTGGACTCGTTGGCCCAGGCCCTACCCGCGGTGTCGCGGGTTTCCCTGACCGGCGCGGGTCATCTGCCCTGGGTGGAAGACCCGACCGGATTCCGGTCCGCCGTCGGCGGATTCCTGTCGGGTTACCGCGCCTGA
- a CDS encoding Scr1 family TA system antitoxin-like transcriptional regulator, with protein MLDPERHSQQQHELAQALRSLREAANLSGERLAARCTMSQSKISRIERGKLRPKLDDVERILTALNATTETVARVMRLARVASIGYTSKRADAERGLWRTQDDIAALVASSAVVRQFMPGIPSALLQTEEYARATLTPVVPGAVARNVEKAVKARMAAQAGLDALGRRFVFVLTEQAVRWPRVARDVRARQIAHLAALSTCPSIDLAVLAPSVDHDLVVEASPLNYFVIYDDRISVTETSTGTTVVRDPKDLAYLANLFEYFLSKSLRGNDATAWLSRAAGEIMQQRN; from the coding sequence GTGCTTGATCCTGAACGGCACAGCCAGCAGCAACACGAGCTGGCGCAGGCTCTGCGGTCGTTGCGCGAGGCGGCGAACCTTTCCGGGGAACGGCTCGCGGCCCGCTGCACCATGTCCCAATCCAAGATCTCCCGGATCGAGCGCGGCAAGCTCCGTCCCAAGCTCGATGACGTCGAGCGCATCCTGACCGCGCTCAATGCCACCACGGAGACGGTGGCGCGGGTGATGAGGCTCGCCCGGGTCGCATCGATCGGCTACACCTCCAAGCGTGCCGATGCCGAGCGTGGCCTGTGGCGTACGCAGGACGACATTGCCGCGCTGGTCGCCTCCTCGGCGGTGGTTCGGCAGTTCATGCCCGGTATCCCGTCCGCTCTGTTGCAGACGGAGGAGTATGCCCGCGCGACCCTCACACCGGTGGTGCCGGGGGCGGTGGCACGGAACGTGGAGAAGGCCGTCAAGGCGCGGATGGCCGCTCAGGCCGGGCTTGACGCTCTGGGTCGGCGGTTCGTGTTCGTGCTGACCGAGCAGGCGGTGCGGTGGCCGCGGGTAGCGAGGGATGTCCGAGCCCGGCAGATTGCCCACCTGGCTGCGCTGTCGACCTGCCCCAGTATCGACCTGGCTGTCCTGGCGCCGTCGGTCGATCACGACCTGGTGGTCGAGGCTTCGCCGTTGAACTACTTCGTGATCTACGACGATCGGATCTCGGTGACCGAGACCTCGACCGGCACGACTGTCGTGCGGGACCCCAAAGACCTGGCGTATCTGGCCAACCTCTTCGAGTACTTCCTGTCGAAGTCGTTGCGGGGCAATGACGCTACCGCCTGGTTGTCGCGGGCCGCGGGCGAGATTATGCAACAGCGTAACTAG
- a CDS encoding DUF6879 family protein, with protein MRSRTSRAPARDRIGVGRAVRPVPRCRSAWRLEAQPTYTVASERPKIDRWRAGEPRPTEHNAAWGDRIRAWTAEGKTIGRVRVESEPLTEYQQYQHAWTFPANSAAGEVLYLLEAATAKELGLPPQDFWVFETDGDGSAGLSVVWLNFRPDGTIIDRVLADPEEAVRLRELLVVARGRARRFKT; from the coding sequence ATGCGGTCGCGCACCTCGAGGGCGCCGGCTCGTGACCGTATTGGAGTCGGCCGAGCTGTCCGACCTGTTCCTCGGTGCCGGTCGGCGTGGCGACTGGAGGCCCAGCCTACGTACACCGTGGCCAGCGAGCGACCGAAGATCGATCGGTGGCGAGCGGGTGAACCGCGTCCGACGGAGCATAACGCCGCCTGGGGTGACCGTATCCGGGCCTGGACCGCCGAGGGCAAAACCATCGGGCGCGTGCGGGTCGAGTCGGAGCCGCTGACGGAGTACCAGCAGTACCAACACGCGTGGACGTTCCCTGCCAACAGTGCTGCCGGGGAAGTCCTGTACCTGCTCGAGGCGGCCACCGCGAAAGAACTCGGGTTGCCACCGCAGGACTTTTGGGTCTTCGAGACCGACGGCGACGGGTCGGCCGGGTTGTCGGTGGTATGGCTGAACTTCCGCCCGGACGGAACGATCATCGACCGTGTTCTCGCCGACCCCGAGGAAGCGGTCCGGCTCCGCGAGTTGTTGGTAGTGGCGCGAGGCCGGGCGCGTCGGTTCAAGACGTGA
- a CDS encoding fibronectin type III domain-containing protein produces MKRALVLCCAAFSAALTACSTAAPPVSLAATMTSPVDIRLNWTGTDPSAAGRIIEFATAADGPWTTLQFMPVRQDSYVHPDLMPQTSFYYRLRPYYGPASTAVTVTVPGGSAGNDSKDWPSPPPCPAGRRPPTPSAPAPPPPPT; encoded by the coding sequence GTGAAACGTGCTCTCGTGTTGTGCTGCGCCGCCTTCTCGGCCGCGCTGACCGCCTGCTCCACCGCCGCTCCGCCGGTCTCCTTGGCCGCCACCATGACTTCCCCCGTGGACATCCGCCTCAACTGGACCGGCACCGATCCCTCGGCCGCCGGCCGCATCATCGAGTTCGCCACCGCCGCGGACGGTCCGTGGACCACCCTCCAGTTCATGCCCGTGCGGCAGGACTCCTACGTCCATCCCGACCTCATGCCGCAGACCTCTTTCTACTACCGCCTGCGGCCTTACTACGGTCCCGCTTCCACGGCCGTCACCGTCACCGTGCCCGGTGGGTCCGCCGGCAACGACAGCAAGGACTGGCCTTCCCCGCCACCCTGCCCGGCGGGCCGGCGGCCACCCACCCCGTCCGCACCGGCGCCGCCGCCCCCACCGACCTGA
- the yaaA gene encoding peroxide stress protein YaaA has product MLVLLPPSETKSDGGAGGPLDLDSLSFPELTPLRRKLADALVTLAADVPASLRALELSERQHHEVHRNAALLTSPTAPALSRYTGVLYDALDAKTLSKAEKSRADKRLAVASALFGVVRAGDPIPAYRLSGGSSLPGIGTLSAHWRPELEPVLKDVDELVVDMRSGAYAALAKIPHAVTVKVVMPNGKTVSHFNKAYKGRLARLLATAPKEAANLSGLVRTATAAGLTVRQTGERSVDLVVTD; this is encoded by the coding sequence GTGCTGGTGCTGCTACCCCCGTCCGAGACGAAGTCCGACGGCGGCGCCGGCGGCCCGCTCGACCTGGACTCGCTGTCCTTCCCCGAGCTGACGCCGCTGCGCCGCAAGCTGGCCGACGCGCTGGTGACGCTGGCCGCGGACGTGCCGGCGAGCCTGCGGGCGCTGGAACTGTCCGAGCGCCAACACCACGAGGTGCACCGCAACGCGGCCCTGCTGACCTCCCCGACCGCGCCGGCGCTGTCCCGCTACACGGGCGTCCTGTACGACGCGCTCGACGCGAAAACCCTGTCCAAGGCGGAGAAGTCGCGGGCCGACAAGCGGCTGGCCGTCGCATCGGCGCTGTTCGGCGTGGTCCGCGCGGGCGACCCGATCCCGGCCTACCGGCTGTCCGGCGGCAGCTCGCTGCCGGGCATCGGCACGCTCAGCGCGCACTGGCGGCCGGAGCTGGAGCCGGTGCTGAAAGACGTCGACGAGCTTGTGGTGGACATGCGCTCCGGCGCCTACGCGGCGCTGGCGAAGATCCCGCACGCGGTCACGGTCAAGGTCGTGATGCCCAACGGCAAGACGGTCAGCCACTTCAACAAGGCCTACAAGGGCAGGCTGGCCCGATTGCTGGCCACCGCCCCGAAAGAGGCCGCGAACCTGTCCGGCCTGGTCCGCACGGCCACGGCGGCCGGGCTGACGGTGCGGCAGACCGGCGAGCGCTCGGTTGACCTCGTGGTGACGGACTAG